The Sesamum indicum cultivar Zhongzhi No. 13 linkage group LG9, S_indicum_v1.0, whole genome shotgun sequence genome segment TTTACACACACTTGCTATGTGATTTATCACTGTTTATCAATGGCacgataaatatatcatacttatcttataattgattcaaatttaacaaaataaagtcGGACCAAAATTTGGTTTGACCACTAATTGACATAAAGCCTTGAGAAAGGGTACAAGGGTTTTAGTACTATCCATCCAATTCTACTTAATTTCTGCTTTTGTTTGTTCTTCATATTATTAGTTTCTTAGGTACTATGAAATGAGGGTTTGCAGAATCAAggacataaattaaaaaagatgtgggcatttttcataattttaataataatgaatgtTGCTGAAGTGGGTTgtcttttttgcttttaaaattaaaaagaaaataataatgatgtaatatatagatatagtaGGAGATGATGTaggtagagagagagagaggagattTTGTATGTAATGGTGATGATAGTTAATGATTGCATATGATTATTCTTCTGTactgtatgtgtatgtatgagagagagagagagagagagtaccTGGACAACATATGCATGCTTACGTTGCTGCctctacaaatatttatatatatataaatgttctCTTCTAaatctctatttcttttattttttgagatcaTCACATACtcaaaattcatttcttcttcactTCGATGATGGTGTCACCTCGTTaatctttattattaattctttttttctaatataaataattaatataaatatatcaattttaatatatcacttttcattttatattacaaGCTAATATATAATCttcatataattgaattttggtgTTACATTGACGTCAggcattaaaaaaattaatttacttataCACTTTATTcgtgaaattttaatatataatcataatttcttttatgaatAGTGGAATTACGAGAGATAATTTGTTTCGTATTTCGTGAAATTAAGATATATTTCTTAGTGTTTAGGTCCTGCCAATCACCCCAAtttcacttatatatatatatatttatcctaaataaatGTTGTAATtctatacataatttatatttatgtttatctatactattttcATTATTGGGGAAGTGCATTTTtctacataattttcaaaattatttcttgggcttcgtaataaattaaaagaaaaattagaggTGAAAATGTggagaattaaaaaaaattatttgttgattagatgaaatttaaatgaattaagaataatttatgaaattttagttcgaaTTCGATTTGATGGAAAGGTGGAGTAGCACCTGCAATTTGTGtggagaaattttaatttaaatttaatttgattaaatttaaattaattatataatatatgtaattgatacataattaaaaaaataattaatcataaaataaatataatatacatattatataattaatttgatgcaatccaatttaattagaatCATGGACTAGGTTGGCGTACGTACTTGTACTAGTGAGAGTAAATTAATCTTGGACAATGCCTTTTATGGGTGGGAGAATTGACGGATATGTCCTCCTGACCTCATATATACTTGAGCCAacagaagaaacaaataaaaagattccATTGACATCAAGTGAGTTAATGTTGATGAGACTGAGGGACGGATAtgtcatctatatatatatatttatcttacaGCGCCGACGCCAACGCCCAGACAAAATTTACAGCTGGGGACGTGGGATATGTGACAGTGGTCAGGTCAACCCCACCTCATTTGCAATCCAATcctgtaataattattacatttatatattgttgatcctccatataatatatttgtattttttaaaattatacatatatttacataaaaatattagtatcaTTAATACAagttattcttatttttttaaaaaaattatacatacccAAAACGTCAGTAATACtatataaactatttataatttttgatttatatattatgatggtttctataattataaaaaaaaatgaatgacttttgtaataatatatatatataagttatggaatataaaatgtaattattcaatacgtcatttattttgattacttctgaaaaacaaaataatttatattttcaaaattttctgcacctttatatttcatttttgatgattttatatatatatataaaaaaaaacaagtatcTAATCTCGATTATTGTTTGTTGAAGGAAGAATTATGGTCATTCCTGAAAATTCggattttatattcaaatttaaattctgCCATCAGGATTATAAATAGACCCACAACCTAGTTTAAGGTTTAAATACCATGGTGGAAGCACTGCACAAACCATTAACAAGATTTCGTGTAATAatcatcataaattttattcaacgCCCAATTTAGTACGAAAATGAAATATTCCTATGTAATACTACTCAATACTCCAAGGTCCATCtaatatgaaatttgataattttatatataacaaaaaaataaaaataatattaaaagaatgcACGACATTCTAATTCAAACATGttaaactaaacaaaaaattaatcacGTGTCGGGcgtattgtaaaaataataacacttATAACCTGATCGATTTGTTATAATCAGACCCAATTCGAATTAacgttaaaaaaataaaaggaaaatactCTGTAAAAAATATctgtaattaaaatgaaactcAATAGTCCACAAGGCGAGGGTCCAGCCCTAATTGCTTCCTTATTTTCCCCACAAACAAATCCTTGGATTTGATGAATCCAGGAACAAGTCCAATTAAGGTTGTCAAAGGAAACTGAGCGACAGCATCTTGTCTCCCCAACGAAACAACCACTTTGATGGAGTGTGGCTTGTAACTCGCCATCTTCTTCTCCTTTCCTCCCCTCATCATCACCTTCAAGTTCTTTGCAGCTATCAGAGCATGTTTTTGTGCCAAGTACCCTTGCTTTATTTCCTGAAATATATACTTCATTTTTCAGACAAACACTCATCAAACCCCATAATCATTAGTTGCATGCAATTCAGCACTTACCCTCACATCTGTGATGTCTCCAATAGCAAAAATGTTCTTGAATCCTTTTACTCTTAGGTTCTCATCAACCTTCAACCTCCCCAACCCATCCACACTGTTCTTTAAAATAGTCTCATGCAACCAGGCCGAGCCGGACGGTCTACCAGTGCACACGAAATGGCAGTCCGCATTGATGATCTCTCCCGACGATGTTATAAAAGTGTTGTTGCCTTCTGAAGAGTTGTTCAGGTCAACTGATTGTCGGAGTTTCACCTCTACTCTCTTTGATTTCAGCCACTCTAGAGTCTTGTCGGCTGCTTTTGGCCCTATGAACTCCAACAACCTGGATCCCTCGTGCACTAGGACAACCTTTTTATCAGGAAAATCAACAGCAATCTCCCCGGCAAGCTCAACGCCAGTAGGGCCGCCACCAACTATCAGAACTGAACTAGCGGATCTTATCCGTTCATGCTCTACATACAGATGGAAAGTGGATCAACAAAACAAAGCTTTTTATGCCTAGTTTCGTTAGAAGGACACATATAGATACACGTCAcgtgtaaaaaaattatgttatttgtatatttaagaaaaaaatttgcgCACActgcataatatatatatatgtatatgaagtGCCATGCGGGATGCAATATGAATTTGCAATAGAAGATCTGAACTCACGCAATGGTACCTGTTTGGTACTCTTTGAGTCGCTCGGATTTAGTTTTGGGTAGAGGATCGTCGTGGCCTGTGGCAATGACGAGGTAGTCATAGGTAACGAGACGGCCTTCTGCAGTCAATACTTGAGAGTTAGAGATGCTTATGGCCTTGGATAGGACCAGACGGCCATTGGTGAGATAATCTTTGTGGTAAATTAATGATCTCTCAGCGAAAGTCGGCTCCACCTTTGCCCTCAAGCTCGCCCATGGGATCTCAAAATATTCCTTCCTATTTTAGGGTATGAGTTTGTGTTATTACAAAGAAGAACAATAGACAATGCATCATCGGAGCTGCAATAGTAAGAAATCAGAGAAACAGAGAAGCCAAAATTTTATCAGGAAACAACAGTCCATGTTATGCATTCGTATACATTGAAAGGAATGAAGGTGAAATTCCAATATGCCGAACTCAACTCATGAGCCACATGTACATAAATGATTACAAGTGATTACAATTGACGTCGTTTGCTGTACAGTTCAAGGAAAGTGATTGATCACGTAACAAGTGTGCCGATAACTCTAATGTATGTAATTGATTAGATTCTATAAAACCTGATTCAAACTAGAATTAATTTTCCACATTCATCAgcaactaaaaaatataatgtcgATCAGGATGTCTGAAACATTACAGTGAATGCTTCAAGCATTCAAGTCCCTGTTCAAGCTCCTAAATTTTACTGGGCCCATTAATTACATAActttaacaattaattttctacCTTGTTTACGAAATCTAAAGATGGACCGGTTTTCCTCCTCATCCTTTTCTATCAGGATTAAATTACAGTTACAGCCTCCAACATTCtgaatacatatttatatatgtcgTAAGAAATCAAATAGAACTTCAGGAGAGGTCAATGGTAATAATTACCCCAAAAAGGCAAATCCGTGGAAGAAGGCTGCTGATGATAattcagaataattacaagaaGAGTACTGTCACTGTGGTCCAGAAAATCTGAGAGGAAGAGCAAAAGGGTTCTTACGGATCAATGAGGGTAACATCAGCTTGGAACTGAAGAGACTTGGCAATGAGAGAACCTGCCACGCCGCCGCCTACCACCACCACCCTCTTCCACACTCCGCCGGCCATCTCCGGTGCCGGTGACTGCTGATATGCCTCCATTacccaataatattattgatg includes the following:
- the LOC105170064 gene encoding apoptosis-inducing factor homolog B; the protein is MEAYQQSPAPEMAGGVWKRVVVVGGGVAGSLIAKSLQFQADVTLIDPKEYFEIPWASLRAKVEPTFAERSLIYHKDYLTNGRLVLSKAISISNSQVLTAEGRLVTYDYLVIATGHDDPLPKTKSERLKEYQTEHERIRSASSVLIVGGGPTGVELAGEIAVDFPDKKVVLVHEGSRLLEFIGPKAADKTLEWLKSKRVEVKLRQSVDLNNSSEGNNTFITSSGEIINADCHFVCTGRPSGSAWLHETILKNSVDGLGRLKVDENLRVKGFKNIFAIGDITDVREIKQGYLAQKHALIAAKNLKVMMRGGKEKKMASYKPHSIKVVVSLGRQDAVAQFPLTTLIGLVPGFIKSKDLFVGKIRKQLGLDPRLVDY